Proteins from a genomic interval of Methanofollis formosanus:
- a CDS encoding cupin domain-containing protein: MKIVNIAEVPVHPNPHQVDARKVYDSKDAVGVVITLKPGEALKRHITPVDVFFYVLEGTGVVEIGDEEAHVSKDHLVESPAKVPHRWSNDSGRDFRVLVVKVPRPTTGTKLL, encoded by the coding sequence ATGAAGATCGTTAATATCGCAGAAGTGCCGGTCCACCCCAACCCCCATCAGGTGGACGCCAGAAAAGTCTATGACTCCAAAGACGCCGTCGGTGTCGTGATCACTCTCAAACCCGGGGAGGCCCTGAAACGGCACATCACGCCGGTGGACGTCTTCTTCTACGTCCTCGAGGGGACCGGCGTCGTCGAGATCGGCGACGAAGAGGCGCACGTGAGCAAGGACCATCTCGTCGAGAGCCCGGCCAAAGTCCCGCACCGGTGGTCCAACGACTCCGGCCGGGACTTCAGGGTGCTGGTGGTCAAGGTGCCGCGGCCGACCACCGGGACAAAACTGCTCTGA
- a CDS encoding PIN domain-containing protein → MTRIFIDTNLFLGLYGSDEDFQTVMGEIERLKPDLILPETVLDEYLRNRDRLLAHHAKELRAAAGAVLKPPSFLRDSPEVAVFEEAADRYSRSLLALADEVEAMIAEKRNDPVWAAIEHLATDPEVRVIRWSGEHLSRAQSRKLVGNPPKNERGQTVGDEVIWEILLDEAHDDLVVITRDQTYKNHLSFLIHEFRQRTGHCLTIDDRISAALLATGREPSGALLRLEGGG, encoded by the coding sequence ATGACCAGGATCTTCATCGACACCAACCTGTTCCTCGGGCTGTACGGATCGGACGAGGATTTTCAGACGGTCATGGGAGAGATCGAACGGCTGAAACCCGACCTGATCCTCCCCGAGACCGTCCTCGACGAGTACCTCCGCAACAGGGACCGGCTCCTCGCACACCACGCGAAAGAGCTGAGGGCCGCGGCTGGGGCCGTCCTGAAGCCGCCCTCTTTTCTCAGGGACTCACCGGAGGTCGCCGTCTTCGAGGAGGCGGCCGATAGGTACAGCCGTTCTCTCCTGGCACTCGCCGACGAGGTCGAGGCGATGATCGCCGAGAAGAGGAACGACCCGGTCTGGGCAGCCATCGAGCACCTCGCCACCGACCCTGAGGTGCGGGTGATCCGGTGGAGCGGCGAACACCTGAGCCGGGCCCAGAGCCGCAAACTCGTCGGCAACCCCCCGAAGAACGAGCGGGGCCAGACCGTTGGGGACGAGGTGATCTGGGAGATCCTCCTCGACGAGGCACACGACGACCTCGTCGTCATCACCCGCGACCAGACCTACAAGAACCACCTCTCCTTTCTCATCCACGAGTTCAGGCAACGGACCGGCCACTGCCTCACCATCGACGACCGGATCTCTGCGGCGCTGCTGGCGACCGGCAGGGAACCGTCCGGGGCGCTGCTCAGGCTCGAAGGTGGCGGGTGA
- the cooS gene encoding anaerobic carbon-monoxide dehydrogenase catalytic subunit: protein MEPERISYHASVKKAYERLKKDGISNVWDRYEAQGLGGDPDQRCAFCTGGVRCDFCSNGPCRADAAQDKRGVCGISADGMAMRMMLLRNVMGASTYHYHCEQTVRTLRETARGRTPYRIREPEKLADFARRLGVLTGGEDAEVALRLCDFLEKDFHRHSEEESVIVERLAPPERKKVWRDLGIFPGGIYGEMMRTTSSCLTNVDGFYLSLAKKALRLGVAMAYQSQVVLEALQDCLFGTPKPHPIRVDLGVLDADYVNILPNGHEPFLGFALVERARDPAWQAAAEEVGAKGIRVIANIETGQEMVQRLKMDEVFWGYTGNWIMQEAVLATGAVDVFVADMNCSLPLDPAYAEKYRFRLVPVSELVAFEGVEERVDYDPVLADAQAAGLLRMGIENFKERHGTVEPLAGLPVGEAVAGFSPESIVAALGGSLAPLLDAIKDGSIQGVTALVSCTTLRDSGQDVHSVAVARELIKRDILVLSMGCGNAAMQVAGLCSPEAAAEAGPGLKKICTALGIPPVLSFGTCTDTGRCADLVATIADALGGVPVTALPVAVAAPEYMEQKATIDAIFALAFGMYTYVNPVPPVTGAPDLVALLTDGIRDVTGGVLALEKDAAAAAEGIAGHIREKRAGLGI, encoded by the coding sequence ATGGAACCAGAACGGATCTCATATCATGCGTCGGTGAAAAAGGCGTACGAACGCCTGAAAAAAGACGGCATCTCGAATGTCTGGGACCGGTACGAGGCCCAGGGGTTGGGCGGCGATCCGGACCAACGGTGCGCCTTCTGTACCGGCGGCGTCCGCTGCGACTTCTGCTCCAACGGCCCCTGCCGGGCCGACGCGGCACAGGACAAACGCGGGGTCTGCGGGATCTCGGCCGACGGGATGGCGATGCGGATGATGCTCCTGCGCAACGTGATGGGCGCTTCGACCTACCACTATCACTGCGAGCAGACGGTGCGGACGTTGCGGGAGACGGCCCGCGGCAGGACGCCGTACCGGATCCGGGAGCCTGAAAAACTCGCAGATTTTGCTAGAAGACTTGGCGTCCTGACCGGCGGCGAGGATGCGGAGGTGGCGTTGCGCCTCTGCGACTTCCTGGAGAAAGACTTTCACCGGCACTCTGAGGAGGAGAGCGTGATCGTTGAACGACTGGCGCCGCCCGAACGGAAGAAGGTCTGGCGCGACCTCGGGATCTTTCCTGGCGGGATCTATGGGGAGATGATGCGCACCACCAGTTCGTGCCTCACGAACGTGGACGGGTTCTATCTCTCCCTCGCCAAAAAGGCGCTGCGCCTCGGGGTGGCGATGGCCTACCAGAGCCAGGTCGTCCTCGAAGCCCTGCAGGACTGCCTCTTCGGGACGCCGAAGCCCCACCCGATCCGGGTCGACCTCGGCGTCCTGGACGCCGACTATGTAAACATCCTCCCGAACGGCCACGAACCCTTCCTCGGGTTCGCGCTGGTGGAGCGTGCCAGGGACCCGGCCTGGCAGGCGGCGGCAGAGGAGGTCGGGGCGAAGGGGATCCGGGTCATCGCCAACATCGAGACCGGGCAGGAGATGGTCCAGCGTCTCAAGATGGACGAGGTCTTCTGGGGGTATACCGGCAACTGGATCATGCAGGAGGCGGTGCTCGCCACCGGGGCGGTCGACGTCTTTGTGGCCGACATGAACTGTTCGCTCCCGCTCGACCCGGCGTATGCGGAGAAGTACCGGTTCAGGCTGGTCCCGGTCTCCGAACTCGTCGCCTTCGAGGGGGTCGAGGAACGGGTGGACTATGACCCGGTGCTGGCCGATGCGCAGGCGGCCGGGTTGCTCCGGATGGGGATCGAGAATTTCAAAGAGCGGCACGGCACCGTCGAACCGCTCGCCGGTCTGCCGGTGGGCGAGGCGGTCGCCGGGTTCTCGCCGGAGAGCATCGTCGCCGCCCTCGGCGGAAGTCTCGCTCCGCTCCTCGACGCGATCAAGGACGGGAGCATCCAGGGCGTCACCGCCCTCGTCTCCTGCACCACCCTGCGGGACAGCGGGCAGGACGTCCACTCGGTCGCGGTGGCCAGAGAACTGATCAAGCGCGACATCCTCGTCCTCTCGATGGGCTGCGGGAACGCGGCGATGCAGGTCGCGGGCCTCTGCTCGCCTGAGGCCGCCGCGGAGGCCGGGCCAGGGCTGAAGAAGATCTGCACCGCGCTCGGCATCCCGCCGGTCCTCTCCTTTGGCACCTGCACCGACACCGGCCGGTGCGCCGACCTCGTCGCAACGATCGCCGACGCCCTCGGGGGGGTGCCGGTGACCGCTCTCCCGGTGGCGGTGGCGGCGCCCGAATACATGGAGCAGAAGGCGACGATCGATGCCATCTTTGCCCTTGCCTTCGGGATGTACACCTACGTCAACCCGGTCCCGCCGGTGACCGGTGCGCCGGACCTCGTGGCCCTGCTCACCGACGGGATCCGGGATGTCACCGGCGGCGTGCTTGCCCTCGAGAAAGACGCCGCGGCGGCGGCCGAGGGGATCGCCGGACACATCAGGGAGAAGAGAGCGGGGCTTGGAATCTGA
- a CDS encoding DUF1254 domain-containing protein, with amino-acid sequence MRAVLAEERRYEELVDLAGEAYLYGYPLTECVRTMMKMARGVEGGMGAPVNTFWHADRLLDPAFRQVVSPNNDTLYSVAVVDLGPEPMVLHVPDTQGRYYVMQCVDAWTNNFAYIGRRGTGTEEGAYALVGPGWEGSLPEGMTMVRAPTDLVGIIGRTAVNGPGDVPAVRALQQQYTLAPLRAWPGPARDAGERRPGDWPLPAPRPGVRADLLVWEEMRVWMQAYPPPAGEREFLDRFAPLGLTDPKSPYLDPEPEIAAALTMGRMAAEKAIRAYIRTSLPKINGWLYTTHLWDYNTRFFEVGTVQEESWTTEDFMRRAAAARAGLFGNHGYEAAYPWTYEDVTGELLTGERRYLLHFDRLPPVGAFWSVTMYSSPDYMLVENPLGRYSIGDRTPGLKYHDDGSLDIYIQHDSPGPEKESNWLPAPEEAFRPIMRMYQPDRAVLDGSYLLPPIRRVG; translated from the coding sequence ATGAGAGCGGTACTGGCAGAAGAGAGGAGATATGAGGAACTTGTCGACCTGGCAGGGGAGGCCTATCTGTACGGCTACCCGCTGACCGAGTGCGTCCGCACCATGATGAAGATGGCCCGCGGGGTTGAGGGGGGGATGGGTGCCCCGGTGAACACCTTCTGGCACGCCGACCGGTTGCTCGATCCTGCGTTCAGGCAGGTGGTCTCGCCCAACAACGACACCCTGTACTCGGTCGCGGTCGTCGACCTCGGGCCCGAACCGATGGTCCTCCATGTCCCCGACACCCAGGGGCGCTACTATGTCATGCAGTGCGTGGACGCCTGGACGAACAACTTCGCCTATATCGGCCGGCGGGGGACCGGGACAGAGGAGGGTGCCTATGCCCTTGTCGGGCCCGGATGGGAGGGAAGTCTCCCGGAGGGCATGACCATGGTCAGGGCGCCGACCGATCTTGTGGGCATCATCGGGCGGACGGCGGTGAACGGACCGGGGGACGTGCCCGCCGTCCGTGCCCTTCAGCAGCAGTATACCCTCGCCCCGCTCCGCGCCTGGCCCGGGCCCGCCCGGGACGCCGGAGAACGGCGCCCCGGAGACTGGCCACTGCCCGCCCCCCGTCCGGGCGTCAGGGCCGACCTCCTGGTCTGGGAGGAGATGCGGGTCTGGATGCAGGCCTACCCGCCCCCTGCCGGGGAGCGCGAGTTCCTCGACCGCTTCGCTCCCCTGGGGCTCACCGATCCGAAGAGCCCGTACCTCGATCCCGAACCCGAGATCGCCGCGGCGCTGACGATGGGCCGGATGGCGGCCGAGAAAGCGATCCGGGCGTACATCAGGACCTCCCTCCCCAAGATCAACGGATGGCTGTACACCACGCACCTCTGGGACTACAACACCCGTTTCTTCGAGGTCGGGACGGTGCAGGAAGAGTCCTGGACCACCGAGGACTTCATGCGCCGTGCGGCGGCGGCACGGGCCGGGCTCTTCGGCAACCACGGCTACGAGGCGGCGTATCCATGGACCTACGAGGACGTCACCGGCGAACTCCTCACCGGCGAACGCCGCTACCTCCTCCACTTCGACCGCCTCCCGCCGGTCGGCGCCTTCTGGTCGGTGACGATGTACTCCTCGCCCGACTATATGCTGGTCGAAAACCCTCTCGGCCGCTATTCCATCGGCGACCGGACACCCGGACTGAAGTATCATGACGACGGTTCGCTCGACATCTATATCCAGCACGACTCGCCGGGCCCGGAGAAGGAATCGAACTGGTTGCCGGCGCCGGAAGAGGCGTTCAGGCCGATCATGCGGATGTACCAGCCGGACCGGGCGGTCCTGGACGGTTCATACCTCCTCCCCCCGATCCGCCGGGTCGGGTGA